In one Lolium rigidum isolate FL_2022 chromosome 3, APGP_CSIRO_Lrig_0.1, whole genome shotgun sequence genomic region, the following are encoded:
- the LOC124701513 gene encoding cation/calcium exchanger 4-like gives MIASRPPHPRRIRPLAAASLVLFLLFLCIRSDGDSPPSSRRRFLSDADPAASNGGNLSEITPPQLDNPSASCAGIARHEGFSSQCDFVRAHPQCSSGGFVDYLDFFYCRCERFRLLGYAVLAVCLAALFYMLGNTAADYFCCSLEKMSALLRLPPTVAGVTLLPFGNGAPDVFASIAAFMGSGSGDVGLNSVLGGAVFVTCVVVGAVALSVAEKNVQIDWKCFVRDVGFFLITLVALSVILIVGKVTFWGAMLFVLIYVVYAFVVAANELLRKHARMLKFDLVTPLLPVRASIFAQGIEEDDSVYSSLLEEDTSDDVAQINTSLPQWMWASHVAIYSNQGRDGSPDRPLWGWNEEGRVDTSTLNFSKLILFLELPLTIPRKLTIPIVEENRWSKEYAVASAGLAPVLLAFLWNSQDGVSTGASIASYVIAGVFGIALAALAFSFTSPDRPPRRYLFPWVFGGFVMSITWFYIIANELVALLVAFGVILGINPSILGLTVLAWGNSMGDLMSNVALAMNGGDGVQIAMSGCYAGPMFNTLAGLGISMLLGAWSTAPNSYVLPQDSSLIYTMSFLVAGLIWALVMLPRGGMRPNRTLGVGLIALYSVFLFIRVSNAMGILPLPGLN, from the coding sequence ATGATCGCCTCGCGGCCGCCGCATCCTCGCCGGATTcggcccctcgccgccgcctcacTGGTActgttcctcctcttcctctgcatCCGCTCGGATGGGGACTCTCCGCCATCTTCGCGCCGCAGATTCCTCTCCGATGCCGATCCCGCCGCGTCCAACGGCGGGAACCTTTCGGAGATCACCCCTCCGCAGCTGGACAACCCTTCCGCCTCGTGCGCCGGCATCGCGCGCCACGAGGGTTTCAGCTCCCAGTGCGACTTCGTCCGGGCGCACCCGCAGTGCAGCTCCGGCGGGTTCGTGGACTACCTAGACTTCTTCTACTGCAGGTGCGAGAGATTCAGGCTCCTTGGCTACGCCGTGCTCGCGGTGTGCCTGGCAGCCTTGTTCTACATGCTCGGCAACACGGCCGCGGACTACTTCTGCTGCAGCCTCGAGAAGATGTCCGCGCTGCTGCGGCTCCCGCCCACTGTGGCTGGTGTCACGCTGCTCCCGTTTGGTAACGGTGCTCCTGATGTGTTCGCCAGCATTGCGGCGTTCATGGGGTCTGGCTCCGGAGACGTGGGGCTCAACAGCGTGCTCGGCGGAGCGGTGTTTGTTACCTGTGTCGTCGTTGGGGCGGTGGCCTTGTCCGTCGCGGAGAAGAATGTGCAGATTGACTGGAAGTGCTTTGTGAGGGATGTTGGATTCTTCCTCATCACTCTGGTCGCGCTCTCTGTTATATTGATCGTCGGGAAGGTGACTTTCTGGGGAGCTATGCTGTTTGTCTTGATTTATGTGGTCTATGCATTTGTGGTGGCTGCAAATGAGTTATTAAGGAAGCATGCACGGATGCTCAAGTTTGATCTAGTCACACCATTGCTTCCTGTACGCGCAAGTATTTTTGCGCAAGGAATAGAGGAAGATGACTCTGTGTACAGTTCACTTCTCGAGGAGGATACAAGTGATGACGTGGCGCAGATAAACACATCGCTGCCTCAGTGGATGTGGGCTTCTCATGTGGCTATCTACTCAAATCAAGGGAGAGATGGTTCGCCTGACAGGCCATTGTGGGGTTGGAATGAAGAAGGCAGAGTGGATACCTCCACGCTTAACTTTTCCAAGCTGATTTTGTTTTTGGAGCTACCCTTGACAATACCAAGAAAGTTGACGATTCCAATAGTTGAGGAAAACCGCTGGTCCAAGGAATATGCTGTTGCCAGTGCTGGCTTGGCCCCTGTTCTCTTGGCATTCCTGTGGAACAGTCAGGATGGAGTTTCCACGGGGGCTAGCATTGCATCATATGTGATAGCTGGTGTCTTCGGGATTGCACTTGCTGCTCTCGCTTTCAGTTTCACCAGTCCTGATCGACCTCCAAGGAGATATTTATTCCCATGGGTTTTTGGAGGGTTCGTGATGAGCATCACTTGGTTCTACATCATTGCCAATGAGCTGGTTGCACTGTTGGTTGCATTTGGAGTGATACTGGGGATTAATCCTTCAATTCTTGGGCTCACAGTTTTAGCATGGGGCAACTCAATGGGTGACTTGATGTCAAATGTAGCCTTGGCAATGAATGGAGGAGACGGTGTGCAGATTGCTATGTCTGGGTGTTATGCAGGGCCTATGTTCAATACACTTGCTGGCTTAGGAATATCGATGCTACTTGGAGCTTGGTCAACGGCACCCAACTCTTATGTTCTTCCGCAGGACAGCTCTCTTATTTACACGATGAGTTTCCTCGTTGCTGGATTGATCTGGGCTCTTGTTATGCTGCCACGAGGCGGCATGCGGCCTAACCGGACGCTTGGAGTTGGTCTCATTGCTCTTTACTCTGTTTTCCTTTTCATTAGAGTAAGCAATGCTATGGGGATATTGCCACTTCCAGGCTTGAATTAG
- the LOC124701514 gene encoding uncharacterized protein LOC124701514 isoform X2: MHDLSWLPQLRVKMSERLRCSFSRDDKKAPLALTPSLAVLKGMGLQLSRRPCGLELVDEQMATECMKLWLRAENPEWIILCAMCLIFVCSVRRPNDDHKSSSAELLRLRAKMAERLRCIFSKDDKKAPSALSLSPAVLKGIGLRQSWRPWGLVLVDDDDEHMSTSLRLLSRALNPEWILCSVVGLIFIRPLRDRRNDDHESGGHTR; encoded by the exons ATGCATGATTTGAGTT GGCTGCCTCAGCTGAGAGTGAAAATGTCCGAGAGGTTGAGGTGCAGTTTCTCCAGGGACGACAAGAAGGCGCCTTTGGCTCTGACTCCGTCTCTggctgtcctcaagggcatggGGCTCCAGTTGTCGCGGAGGCCATGTGGCCTGGAGCTGGTGGACGAGCAGATGGCCACGGAGTGCATGAAGCTCTGGCTGAGGGCTGAGAACCCGGAGTGGATCATATTGTGTGCGATGTGCCTCATCTTCGTTTGCTCCGTACGTCGACCAAACGATGACCACAAGTCATCGTCTGCAGAGCTGCTGCGGCTGAGAGCGAAAATGGCCGAGAGGCTGAGGTGCATCTTTTCCAAGGACGACAAGAAGGCGCCTTCAGCTCTGTCTCTCTCTCCGGCTGTCCTCAAGGGCATCGGGCTCCGGCAGTCGTGGAGGCCATGGGGCCTGGTGctggtcgacgacgacgatgagcacATGTCCACGAGTCTCCGGTTGTTGTCGAGGGCTCTGAACCCGGAGTGGATCCTGTGTTCTGTGGTAGGCCTCATATTCATCCGCCCCCTACGAGATCGACGTAACGATGACCACGAGTCCGGCGGCCACACGCGCTGA
- the LOC124701514 gene encoding uncharacterized protein LOC124701514 isoform X1, translated as MAMIGTTALVVAARPSRRVLGLPQLRVKMSERLRCSFSRDDKKAPLALTPSLAVLKGMGLQLSRRPCGLELVDEQMATECMKLWLRAENPEWIILCAMCLIFVCSVRRPNDDHKSSSAELLRLRAKMAERLRCIFSKDDKKAPSALSLSPAVLKGIGLRQSWRPWGLVLVDDDDEHMSTSLRLLSRALNPEWILCSVVGLIFIRPLRDRRNDDHESGGHTR; from the exons ATGGCGATGATTGGCACCACCGCCCTTGTTGTCGCTGCCAGACCGTCGAGACGTGTTCTAG GGCTGCCTCAGCTGAGAGTGAAAATGTCCGAGAGGTTGAGGTGCAGTTTCTCCAGGGACGACAAGAAGGCGCCTTTGGCTCTGACTCCGTCTCTggctgtcctcaagggcatggGGCTCCAGTTGTCGCGGAGGCCATGTGGCCTGGAGCTGGTGGACGAGCAGATGGCCACGGAGTGCATGAAGCTCTGGCTGAGGGCTGAGAACCCGGAGTGGATCATATTGTGTGCGATGTGCCTCATCTTCGTTTGCTCCGTACGTCGACCAAACGATGACCACAAGTCATCGTCTGCAGAGCTGCTGCGGCTGAGAGCGAAAATGGCCGAGAGGCTGAGGTGCATCTTTTCCAAGGACGACAAGAAGGCGCCTTCAGCTCTGTCTCTCTCTCCGGCTGTCCTCAAGGGCATCGGGCTCCGGCAGTCGTGGAGGCCATGGGGCCTGGTGctggtcgacgacgacgatgagcacATGTCCACGAGTCTCCGGTTGTTGTCGAGGGCTCTGAACCCGGAGTGGATCCTGTGTTCTGTGGTAGGCCTCATATTCATCCGCCCCCTACGAGATCGACGTAACGATGACCACGAGTCCGGCGGCCACACGCGCTGA
- the LOC124701514 gene encoding uncharacterized protein LOC124701514 isoform X3 — protein sequence MSERLRCSFSRDDKKAPLALTPSLAVLKGMGLQLSRRPCGLELVDEQMATECMKLWLRAENPEWIILCAMCLIFVCSVRRPNDDHKSSSAELLRLRAKMAERLRCIFSKDDKKAPSALSLSPAVLKGIGLRQSWRPWGLVLVDDDDEHMSTSLRLLSRALNPEWILCSVVGLIFIRPLRDRRNDDHESGGHTR from the coding sequence ATGTCCGAGAGGTTGAGGTGCAGTTTCTCCAGGGACGACAAGAAGGCGCCTTTGGCTCTGACTCCGTCTCTggctgtcctcaagggcatggGGCTCCAGTTGTCGCGGAGGCCATGTGGCCTGGAGCTGGTGGACGAGCAGATGGCCACGGAGTGCATGAAGCTCTGGCTGAGGGCTGAGAACCCGGAGTGGATCATATTGTGTGCGATGTGCCTCATCTTCGTTTGCTCCGTACGTCGACCAAACGATGACCACAAGTCATCGTCTGCAGAGCTGCTGCGGCTGAGAGCGAAAATGGCCGAGAGGCTGAGGTGCATCTTTTCCAAGGACGACAAGAAGGCGCCTTCAGCTCTGTCTCTCTCTCCGGCTGTCCTCAAGGGCATCGGGCTCCGGCAGTCGTGGAGGCCATGGGGCCTGGTGctggtcgacgacgacgatgagcacATGTCCACGAGTCTCCGGTTGTTGTCGAGGGCTCTGAACCCGGAGTGGATCCTGTGTTCTGTGGTAGGCCTCATATTCATCCGCCCCCTACGAGATCGACGTAACGATGACCACGAGTCCGGCGGCCACACGCGCTGA